TCCAATTATGGTAATGATAATTGGGTACCCAAGCATATTGGGATAATGAAAAAATACCCATCTCGAACCCAATGATGTCGGGTACTCAGTAAATCCAATCTTCTTACAATAATCGCTGGGATACCCGTATAAAAGCAGTTACCCCGTATTTGTTCTAGTCGGGTATCGGGCACGATACTGAATGCTCACCCTAGTTAATTTCCCTCGTCTCCCGGTGGATTAATTACATCTTGAGGAGAAGATGCTGGACACCAAGAGTGATGAACCTAGTTGACaagattttaaatatattatctgAGGCTGTCGTGCTCTTCTTCTGCTGGATTTGTGCTTGGATACTGGTAGCATTGGGGGGGTATGGTTTGAGCAATTTTCTGCGTGGGGGCATGTGGTCCGAACAGAGCTACTTGGACCACAGTACTGCAATAATAACAGCCAATGAGAGGGACAATCCATACATTGATTGATTCACTCATCTTGGGACCCCTTAAAGTTACATTGATATTGAAAGAAGGAGCGAGGACTCGAGAAAATTAGGTGATTGCATATATAAATTCTACGTGGATCAATTCTAGCAAGCCAGGATCATTGCTCCTTTGTATATTCTTATTACAATTCGTGCCATGTTCAAGCAATTATCTCGTTATTGTCCTTAAGTTCTTCATTGAGAAAAAAATCTTTATATCAAATCGTATTACATAAGTTACCTTTATCTCTGATTACTGATATTACGGTGTTACGCACTTGAAAGAATTTTGAATTTCAGTTTTGCTCGTTCTTGCAAGGTACATGACAAAATGCAGATTGACTCTAATTTTGATTGCACCTCGTACGTTTAACTTCGGACCAAATTTCATTGGTTGCTTCACGTAAAGTAGTAACTAATTAAATGTGGATTGATACATCTCGATCATATTAATAATATGTAGCTGTACTGCAACATTCCtaagataaataaaaaattctgaAAATTATTTATTGCAGTAACATTGGATGTTGGAATTTTTGTATTTACTACTTCTCAAGCTTTAtgtgattgatttttttttttctcttgaaTTTTCGTGTTCACTTTTAATTTTGTAGAGTATTTAATATTGATTatcctttattattattattaagaaATTATACATTGTAGTGGAATATTTTACTATCAATTGAcagtttttttaatattattaattcgaTGAAAATGTTGACAAAATTTGatgtatttcaaaaaataaaaataaaaatatagttaTTTCTTAATTCTTATTCTCTTAATTCTTTCTTTTTTCCTCTTATTTTGTTTTGAACATGATTGTAAATCAAAGTTTGTACCCATATATAATTGAATTATGACGTCGGAACGAATGTCATTTCTTAAAAATAGAAACTACGcaagtaaaaaaatttaatttatattttagatTTACTATATAAATATGTGTTCATATTTCTCACCATATGAACTTCTATTCTTTGGTTTTAAATAATTAACTCGTTTGTTTTGTTTAtgaatatgtattatttattcattgaatttttttattttgagacATAATTATCCAACATCTTTGAAGAAAAaacttaaattataattatttgatttagaATGCTGCATAACCTAAAATATAATGCAACATATATCAGTTTTGAGGTTGTAGTGTTTGTCATTTTTTTTGTGAAATAATAATATGgaaataacaaatttttttgtgaaatatataaatacattGGGACATGAAATAAATTATAGGTATGTGAGCGTATAATATTGGATTGAAATTTTTTGATGATTGTAAATTATCTTTATATGTCGAAACGAGAGAGTTGAAAACTTATTTAAGTATTAGTTTAGTTCATTTATAGGAAAAATAAATGTTTAAACTAAAGAGAACCTTAAATAACCAAATAAGAAACCTCAGAAGTTTCATTTCAATGGTGGTGAAAGATGTCGAAAAACCAAGTGAGATTTAAAAATAACAAGATGAAATAAGATGTAGTAAGACCTGAAGtgtgaatgactcaaataaataaaatgagaaTGTCATTAGAAAAAACAAGATAACTATCAAAGAGATTaatcaacatcaaatccaacgatGAAAAATAAACATGGAAATCAGATATGATGATGTGATTGCTGAATTTAATCGAACAAAGAAGcacgaaaaataaaaaaaaaagttaaaaaagATATTGAACGATTcaaaaatcaaacaaaaaaagaatggAGAAATTAAATCATTGTTGTTTGAAATGATAgataaaccatgaaataatatttttcattgaatAATTTGTGAAAATAATTATGCTTctacattaattttaaaatttacgaCCAATATTTATAGTACACTCAAATTCGTTATCCACATGCAACGTGTTTTACTGTTAGTATATATAAATAGCAaaaaatgcataaaattttaGTCGCATTTTGTCTTTTTCACACTTTCATACCGAACTATTATGACTTGACACTTTTATTAAAGTGTGGTTCTCTTCCTGAAGCAATGAGCCACTTCAGACAGCAACTTTAATATTATATGATAGAGCTAGCCATCCATTACTTGTCAATTTCTCTACTTGGATCCATATACTAAATATTCGATAAAAACTAAAAAGTTTTGGTTAACAAATTcgaacacacacacttttagTTATCAATGTTCCTAGCTAGGGTGGTCGCATGGAGCACGACGTACGTAGTTACGGTGCATTCCGACTTGTCTATTACATATCGACAGTATTATTCCCTTTGTAGTCTAAACTATTATTGAAATATGAgagatttatttaatttgatctagaaaataaatatacaaaGTCCAATTTACGACAAGAACATATatagtttaatttaatttttaagcaTGCCAATTATTACGTCAAGATGAGGTACAGTGTGCATGTGCATTAATTTGGGGGAGaccattattaattaattaagagtttgaattaaaataattaaacaattgTTCATAATCGGGGGATATGATAAAagtgaataattaaaatagtctaaATCAAGAAAGTTGCGTGCGTGCAAGACATAGTCTCACGTGCCTGCCAATattatatacatacatgcatagttttgttaagtaattaattatttttgttaattAAGTTTAAGTGAATGGTACGGCACGTACTTACAATAATTAtattcacatatttttatttctacGAATTATAAATATCTATgtataatatttataaaaataaaaatatgtaagaTCTGTAACGTCTCATGGACCTACTGATCTTTTGGGTCGACAATCATATCTCTTAAAGTATTATATGCAGTAGTGGTGCCTATAAATATGGTTCTGTCcatactaaaattttaaactctaaaatcttttaatttgATCTACCCGAgagtaatatcatattattccaaaattatacCGAATATACATACATGTGGCTCCACCACTGATTATATGTGCATTACTCAAACTGTTATCTCATTATTGATCGTGATAATTGATACTCATACTTTAAGAACATATATATTTGACCTGGAGTTATTATGTTCGATGTTAAGAAGACAAAAGAAACCTACCGTCAGAAATTGGATAACATCGTGAATAATATACAGTAAAATAGCGTGAAAGATATGATTGTACGTCCAAAAGCTCATTAGGTCCATAAAATATTACAAGATCCACCAAATTATCGATTAAAcatatcatataaaaacattaaaaaatattccTTTAACGTAACATAGAGGTTGCCCAGTTGAAAGCAAGAGCATTGTTGCACGTTCAATCATATGAGGAAAGCTCGTTGTTTCTTAAAAGCACATCACTTCAACACGACTTGCCAGGCAAAACCCCGCTGCTTCCCACCACCCACCACTTTCTcgtaataattataatatgtgtttggttgagtggattaaacaaggatagattaatagtcaaatatttatcgttaaaattttaagatgttttaataatcattttgatctGGTTTAAGAttcaattttatggataactatttgattaataaaattggatcttaaaccgggtcaaaatgattattaaaacatcttaaaattttaacgataaatatttgactattaatctatccttactTAATCCACCCAACCAAACACACAACTAGGTAATGTTATTTAATCACATAGCCCGAATCCACCCAACCAAACACACAATAGGGTAATGTTATTTAATCCACCCAAccaaacatcttaaaattttaacgataaataacATTAGGGTAATGTTATTTAATCACATAGCTCGAATCGAGAATCAGAAAATGTTTatagtaggtcttttgtgagacgtgtGCAGTAAGAAAAAACAATTAtgctcatatttataataataagtaaattttttatataaaaataatatttttttttattgatgatctaaataaaaaatctttcagacgatgatttttatgaaaaatttttGTCCGACACAATTCAATTATAAGTATGACTTTTTAAAGATTATACTAGCTAGTACACGACATATCACATCCTCAAGCACAATTCTTATCTAGAATTacgcaataatttaattataactgtgattattttacaataaatttgttaaaaaagataaaaatttagaACGCATTAAATCACTAAATCTCCAAGTACGAGGCACTGTTTAACAGTTGCATCGAAGCTCTAAAACCTCgtccttttcttttcttcccATCTGCCCTCAGTCAATCAGTCAGCAGAGATGATGTTTCTCGTTTATTACCAAGTTTTTTCACTCCCTCCAAGATTCGTTTATTTATCcacaaaatatatatgaagATACCTTGCTCTATGCGCACTGAATAATTATTGATTTGCTCCCATTTCAGTGATTTCATTTTCACGTTTCGTCTTTTTCAACTTTCCCGCTCTTTGTCAGTCAAAGTGCAAAGTTCTGTCTTGCTCAAGGATAACTTGTGCTTTTATTTACTTATTGttatttattgttattattatttcttGGAGATAAATGGGATTCTGCTGTTCTGTTTCTTGAGGAGAAGTTGGTTTTCTGCATGTATTTGTTGCAGAAACTCGGAGTAGATGAACAGTAGAGTTGGCACCATTATTAATTCCAAGGAAGCACCTTTGTTTcctcaaaatgtgagttttgtgTTTATATTTTACGGTCTTGAAGTTTGTCAGCTCTCTCATGTCAATGGGAACTGTGGGTATTGATTACTAATCTTGGTTGTTTTCGATCTTCAAGAATCCTTTTTGTTGCTCAGTAAATGATAAATCTGAATCTTGGTAGGGGAAGAAAATGGAAATGGAGGGAGGCAAATTGAAAAAAGCGGACAAAACCAGGGCGAATCGGCGGCGGTCAGCAAGGGAAAGAAAAGTGGCCTTATTAGAAGATGTATGCTCCATTCTCAGAATGAAAGCTGAATCTTGGATAAGATTtagccaatttttttttatctgttTTGTGTTTGTGTTTTGTTTCTCTTTCTGTTCTAATTTTAGCTCAACATGACAGGTTGATAATCTGAAGAAGAAGCTGAGACATGAAGAGAATGTCCACAGAGCTTTAGAGAGAGCTTTTAATAGACCTTTAGGAGCTCTGCCTCGTCTTCCTCCGTATCTCCCTCAATATGTAAtctcatttttttattcttGTTCGAAATAAGAGTCGAGATTCTGATTAAGAGGGTGATCGTCATTTGATCTTGGTCGTGCTTCGACTGGTTATATTTACTTGGAGTTCCTAGATGAATTGGTTATAGTAACTGATTTGATGTTTGTGCATTATATTGCAGACACTCGAGCTTCTAGCCGAGGTGGCTGTGTTAGAAGAGGAGGTGGTTCGGCTAGAAGAACAAGTGGTGAATTTCAGACAAGGCCTGTATCAAGAAGCCGTCTGCTTGTCCTCCAAAAAGGGTGCAGATGATCTGAGATCATCCTCGGGAAAAAGGCACTCAAGATCCTTGTCACAAAGTGAAGCTAATTTAGGATCAATCGTTGCACGACCTGTTCCTCGTCTTTCAAGGAGTTCTACTGCTAGAAAATCCGACGGTCTCACTGATATTGCAAGTTTTTGCTCTGAGATGACAAATGTGAAACAACTTCGGAATGTTCTGGCTTTGAATTTAGAAAATAGGTTCATAAAAGAGAATGGATCGTCGCCAGATAAGAAGTTTATGGTTATAGGCACCCCTGTGAAGAGGCAACTAAAGAATGACTcaataaataatgataattCCCTTAAGATGCaggtattttattattttgaattcaGACAGGTAGGACAAAACTTTTGCAAAAGGTAAGACTAATCGAAGACTGAGGGCTGAACGATATGGTACTTTGCTGCAGAATAGAATTGTAGAGCAAGCACAGGAGAGCTCCACAAGTTCTGATGATCATATGGAGAGTGAGGCGAATAAAACGTCTGCGGAAATCTTGAAGTGCTTGATCAGTACCTTTGTTAGATTAAGTTCATCAAAAGGAAAAACTATGGATCTGGAGTCCTTTTCTTCTCTAGAAACAAGTGAATTTGGTGAAATTGCCCTTGAATCAGACTTCCGAGATCCTTATTTCAATTCTTCTTTATTGAAGAAACAAGAAATTGGCGCCTACAAGCATTTTTATGCAGTGGAAGCTGGTTCATTTGATCCCAACAAGAAAACAAATGCATCGTTTCTGATTCGTAGACTTAAGTATGTACTTAACTTATTGTTTCTTGTTGGTAGCGTAGAAAAGGGTGATAATAATTTTTTCTGTTTGCATAAAATTCAGGATTCTTCTTGACAAGCTAGCCTCTGTGAAGTTGGAGAGTTTAAACCATCAGCAGAAGCTTGCTTTCTGGATAAATGTGTACAATTCATGCATCATGAATGTAAGCCACCCCTACTCGAAAACAAACTTTTATGGATAATAGGATGATATGCTGCAATTCTTAGCCCTTTTCAAtatcaaaacatcaaattttCAGGCATTTTTAGAGCATGGAATACCCGAGAGTCCAGACATGATTGTAGCTCTGGCACAAAAGGCAAGCTTTTTCTTCACTTTGAGATGAAAATAATTGTATTTAGCTAGCACATCACTTCCATTTTGTTCTAAAATTAAAAGAATCATTATCAAGTAAAACAGTATGATGTATATTTCCATCAATAATGAGTTCATCCTGAGCTGGTATGAGTATCATGTTCAAGGGCAGACCTGATGTGCTAACGCTCGTAGTCGTCCCCCTCAAATgaaacaaaaatcaattttttatgCTTTCCCTTCCTAAATGCGCCAAATCGGAAACTAACAACGATTCCTGCAGGCGACAATAAACGTTGGGGGATTCCTTCTAACTGGAATAATGATAGAACACTTTATCCTGAGACTACCATATCACTTGAAATATGTAAGTTTACTATATCATTATTTCATAACTGTTTTTATGCTAAACATTCAGTATTTCTGAGAGATTCAACAGTTAATTGCTTCTATAAAATCTTTGAATAGACATGCACAAAAGCTTGGAAGAATGAAGAAATGAAGGTTTTCAAAGCATTTGGTTTGGAATGGTCAGAACCTTTAGTCACATTTGCTCTCTCCTGTGGAAGTTGGTCCTCCCCGGCTGTAAGCTCATCATCACTCCTGTTTTTTAACTAAAATCGTTCTCTAAATTTCTACTGACTGTATATATTAATGAGATTCGCCACAACTTGTGGTGAAACGTGAAAGCACTTAAATGACTTTTCAATTAGTATTTTTTCTAGCAGTATGGAGTAATTAATTTTCATAGAACAAGAACGGATACATATCAATTGCTAGAACAAGTCATTGCATAGAATGTAGCTTATGATTCTACGACGGAGCATGATAAAAGGAGAAAAAGAACCAATCTATATAGTAAGAAACACTATGAGGCCACCAGACTTGCAAATGGGATGGCTATGTTGTCTCTTATCCATTTATCGGGTAGGTTCGAAACTACTTAGCCAATTCAACTATCTTTTTCACAGAATGGACCATATACGAACTAATTCCTGACAAAATCCATTATGCAGAGTCGCGCTTACACGTCCTATAGCTATGTCCACGCTCGCCCCGGCACTTTTTATTATGTTTAGCCGTAAACTCACAACTATGGTTGTTTGATGCACAATTTCTTGAATCTTTTATCAGGTGAGAGTGTACACTGCATCTCAAATAGAGACAGAACTGGAAACAGCCAAAAGATATTATCTACAAGCAACTGTCGGGATTTCATCGACAGCCAAAAAGTTAATAGTTCCCAAGTTGTTAGATTGGTATCTTCTTGATTTCGCCAAGGACTTGGACGCACTACTAGACTGGGTTTGCCTACAACTACCGGACCAGCTCAGGAACCAAGCAGTCAAATGCCTTGAGGCAAAAGGGAAAGAGCCACTCTCAAAATTAGTTCAATTTTCACCTTACAACTTTACTTTCCGGTATCTTATATATATGCCGCAAACGAAAAGCGTTCAAGTTAATGTctaattttattaaagatttgaGCTTTATGGGTACATGTCTATTATATTCTTGGATCGTGCCTAGGAAAATTAATACATGTATACAATAATCTTGATTTTGGTAGAAATGGGGATGTATGTTTCAATAAATGGGGTTAAATTCATTCTTTTAGTCATGAAATTCGAATATTTTGTCCGTCATtcatgtatgtatatatttgtCAAGTCAGTAATTGTCTCTGATTCCTCCTTTCTATTCAGAGTTCACAATTTTTTTGCCTGTTTCCTAGCCCCTTGTATTGAACGCATGGGTGAGGGAACTAAAGGGACCAATGATTCACGCTGGACCTTCATTGTGTCTTAAATTGAGTACTCTGCTTATGCGCGATAAACTGATGTCTTGTTTGTTTCCCCCTTCGAACTCTTTAGTAACGTTAGCAAATACAAAGAACATGGAAAAGTAGTAGCAGATCTGCATTCCGTCTCCAACATATGGACGGTCCTGACTCaatatatttatcaatctcACCAATAGCAGTAACTGTATTCGACACAAAACTGTCTAATTCTAACAATATCATCCCGAAAATAAGTAGGGCGTGGAGGAATAAATCATGAGAACAAAACTGTCCGTTAAGTGAATAAAGATCAAATGGCCCATATACACacaaaaagataaaaatgaTGACAATTTAAAACACTAAGAGAGGCGTGCCAGTAAGGATAGTAAGTGCATTGCTGCTGACCTCAGCCAAATGGTGAAGGAACTGGTCCGGCAATTGCATCTGATCTTTTTATGCTTCCCATTCCACAGATAATGCATCCGGGACTCGATAGCGCTGAGAATTTGGCACCACAAAGATCACAGACATCGTATCCAATAGTAGATAGACGGCTCAGTGTGGCAGCACAGAATTGGGATGGATCTTCTAATGGATCTATGGACTTATTGGACAAGCCTCTCTGAATACATATGTCGACTAGGCTTCTCAACTCATCTTGCTTTCCTGGAGGTGCTTTTGATAAGAGTAATTCGAGCATTTGCTTAGAATAGGCATAGTTCTGCACATCCATGTTCCTTTTTATGGCAGTTCGAATGCAATTTATTCTGTGCTTTGCAAGAAGAGGTAATGAGCCCAGATGACGCGACAATCTAGCCATCTCATCTTTCGCGCTGATTGCACTGGGACCTTGAACTTTCTGCAGTCGGTTGATCTCCTGCAGTAACATAGAATAGCCAAAATTGTCATTCTCGTGGAAATGCATTAATGGATAAGCGGGTTCTTAATACAAGTAGATGAGATTAATTCGCATGATTTGTGAAATAGGAGAGATCACTTGGATTTAATGCAAAACCTCTGGGAGCAAAATGACAATCATTCTATTCTGTGGCTCTGTTGAACCCAAAAAGAAAGCTACAGCTTTGTCTGTTGTAACAAATGACTAGACAAACCCATGCAAGTGTTAACTTGCAACAGTGTTTTCACATAAAATTTTGCTTTGACATTACTTCAATGAGTCACTTGGTCAGTCATGTGTCCGAGAGGAAAAAAGGTCCAGCGAAACTTCCAAGGGAGAATGTTACATGTTAAAGGAACTAAGCTTCATTCATCTAAACCTACACATAAAGGATTCAACAAAATCGCCCTTGGTTTACAcgagaaaaaaaattgaagaaaaaaatagGTATTAAAATAAGTTACTCGATGACCGTCAAGGAAAATAGAACCATAATACCTGAAGAAGGGTAACAGCAATCTTGTATTGGGCACAAATAGTAGCTTGTGCCTTAATGTCATCTCCACGAGATTGATCCTTGGCCAAAGCTAGGAAAGCTTCATCGAAGCAGGACAATGCATCTGAGAGTTGATTCTGCTCCAGATGCACAAGTCCAATCTTGAAACAGACTGCAGCAGCAGCACCACGGGGAACCTAGATTAAAAAGGAACCAGAACATAATTACAGAGTTCTGATGTGCCCAAACAAAGGTTCTAGCTTCTAAATATAAGAATCCCAAAACatataaataaatgaatttCCAAGTTCAACAATATATTGGAGCTTCCACATAGTTTTAAGTACATATTTTATGATACCCCTTCACTGGAAAATTAGGAGCTCAGGTTGGAGAGAGGGCGCCACACGGTAAACAGGCCACAACGACAATAAGTTAAACATTTCTTAGTTTCATTTGTTGAACTGTGTCCATTCAATAAACCATTTGTACGGAGTAAAGTCATTATCAAAGGGTGACTAGAGGTCTCTGCTGTAGTTAATATGTTCTCCACAAACACAAGACATAGATACCTAGTCTCATCTTAAGCACCTCCCTAGTGCATAAATATAACACAACAGTGTTGATCATATTCAATTGTGAGATAGATTACAGATGGCCAAGTTTTTAAGTAAGTTTCGGCAAAGAGCCGGACTTGCAATGCATAAACCAGGTGCAACCCTCCTAAGAAAACTTTTGCATGCACAATAAAGGGTTTAGTCATGCACATCATCTTCGATCCTTATGTTCAAGATATTAAAGCAacttttttacataaaattagGAAAAATAAAGAAAGGAAAAGTTGCACCCATTTAAAAAAAGATAGGACAGTATGACAGTAGCTAATGGCTCCAGAGAATTGTCtttaaaagaaaacaaatacttaCCTGTCCAGGTCGCACAGCCTTCGGAGGAGAAGCTGATCTTTCAGCAGGTTTTGCAGATGTTTTGGACCCAGGAGCTTCCAGCGAACTAAGATCAAAGGGCTGCGTAGAGACTGGAGCTTGTGACATCAGAGTTGGTGGCTGTGATGGTGCAGCAGGTTGAGGCACAGAAGATGGAGGAATACCTCCATCTGGAAGCCCAATAGACTCATATGGAACTGGTTGTTGAGTGACTTGAGGGGGTACTCCACCACCAGGTAGACCAGTATCCATGGTAACTGCGGTACCCAGGGTAGCAGGGATCTTGTCACTTTCAGTACCTTGAGGATTTTGATCCAATCTTGAGAGAAATGTCCCGGCAGGAGGCAGTGATGCCGCAACCTGAAGGGATGATATTGTGTTCTGGAAAAAGTCCTCTGGTATTGG
This is a stretch of genomic DNA from Primulina eburnea isolate SZY01 chromosome 11, ASM2296580v1, whole genome shotgun sequence. It encodes these proteins:
- the LOC140806178 gene encoding uncharacterized protein, producing MNSRVGTIINSKEAPLFPQNGKKMEMEGGKLKKADKTRANRRRSARERKVALLEDVDNLKKKLRHEENVHRALERAFNRPLGALPRLPPYLPQYTLELLAEVAVLEEEVVRLEEQVVNFRQGLYQEAVCLSSKKGADDLRSSSGKRHSRSLSQSEANLGSIVARPVPRLSRSSTARKSDGLTDIASFCSEMTNVKQLRNVLALNLENRFIKENGSSPDKKFMVIGTPVKRQLKNDSINNDNSLKMQNRIVEQAQESSTSSDDHMESEANKTSAEILKCLISTFVRLSSSKGKTMDLESFSSLETSEFGEIALESDFRDPYFNSSLLKKQEIGAYKHFYAVEAGSFDPNKKTNASFLIRRLKILLDKLASVKLESLNHQQKLAFWINVYNSCIMNAFLEHGIPESPDMIVALAQKATINVGGFLLTGIMIEHFILRLPYHLKYTCTKAWKNEEMKVFKAFGLEWSEPLVTFALSCGSWSSPAVRVYTASQIETELETAKRYYLQATVGISSTAKKLIVPKLLDWYLLDFAKDLDALLDWVCLQLPDQLRNQAVKCLEAKGKEPLSKLVQFSPYNFTFRYLIYMPQTKSVQVNV